One genomic region from Cyanobacteriota bacterium encodes:
- the rpsI gene encoding 30S ribosomal protein S9, with amino-acid sequence MQATDQSNRVVYWGTGRRKSSVARVRLVPGTGQLVINGRPGNEYLQFNPSYLSAAKAPLETLGLENEYDVLVNAHGGGLTGQADSIRLGVARALCELDPENRKPLKVEGYLTRDPRAKERRKYGLRKARKAPQYSKR; translated from the coding sequence ATGCAGGCAACAGATCAGTCAAACCGGGTTGTATATTGGGGAACAGGTCGTCGTAAGTCTTCAGTGGCCAGAGTTAGGCTGGTTCCTGGTACTGGACAACTCGTGATTAACGGCAGGCCGGGGAATGAGTACTTGCAGTTTAACCCGTCCTATCTGTCTGCCGCCAAGGCTCCGTTGGAAACTCTAGGGCTAGAGAACGAGTACGACGTGCTGGTCAACGCCCATGGGGGTGGTCTAACGGGACAGGCAGATTCTATCCGGTTGGGTGTAGCAAGAGCGTTGTGTGAGTTGGATCCAGAGAATCGGAAGCCCTTGAAGGTGGAAGGCTATTTAACTCGTGATCCCCGGGCTAAGGAACGGCGCAAATATGGCTTGCGGAAAGCCCGGAAAGCACCTCAATACTCTAAGCGTTGA
- the rplM gene encoding 50S ribosomal protein L13 produces the protein MNKTYLPSQDSLERNWYVIDAADQRLGRLATEIAMILRGKRKPTYTPHLDVGDFVIVVNAEKVTVTGRKRSQKVYRRHSGRPGGMKVENFTKLQARLPERIIELAVQRMLPKNTLGRQLFTKLKVYAGPNHPHQAQQPVELKIQTIP, from the coding sequence ATGAATAAAACCTACCTGCCATCGCAGGATTCTCTAGAGCGCAATTGGTACGTCATTGACGCTGCTGATCAACGTCTTGGTCGTCTTGCTACAGAGATTGCCATGATTTTAAGAGGCAAGCGGAAGCCAACGTACACTCCCCATCTTGATGTTGGCGACTTTGTGATTGTAGTTAATGCTGAAAAAGTAACCGTAACGGGCAGAAAGCGTAGCCAAAAAGTCTATCGTCGGCATTCTGGTAGACCAGGTGGCATGAAAGTAGAGAACTTTACCAAGTTACAAGCTCGTCTGCCAGAACGGATTATTGAACTGGCTGTCCAGCGCATGTTACCCAAAAACACCCTGGGTCGCCAGTTATTCACAAAGCTAAAGGTTTATGCGGGGCCTAATCATCCCCATCAAGCGCAACAACCTGTAGAGCTGAAAATTCAGACCATTCCTTAG
- the rpmE gene encoding 50S ribosomal protein L31: MPKPDIHPQWYPEAEVYCNGELVMKVGSTRPRLDVDVWSGNHPFYTGTQKIIDTEGRVERFLRKYGMMEGDASPADDKKSGGKRKRR, from the coding sequence ATGCCAAAACCTGACATTCACCCTCAATGGTACCCAGAGGCGGAGGTTTATTGTAATGGTGAACTGGTGATGAAGGTAGGTTCTACGCGACCCAGATTAGATGTTGATGTTTGGTCAGGTAATCATCCATTTTACACAGGCACCCAAAAGATTATTGATACTGAAGGTCGTGTGGAACGCTTCCTGCGGAAATACGGCATGATGGAGGGAGATGCTAGCCCAGCAGATGATAAGAAATCTGGTGGCAAGAGGAAACGTCGTTAG